The window CAGTTTCAGCAGACTCGCAGGGGCGATCGTGAGCGTGCGATCGACCAGAACCGGATCGGTCTTCGGAGCGGGTTCGAATGATATGTCGCTGACCTGTGGCCGGCCGATACGATTCCAATAGAGAAGAGCCGCGTCGAGATTACCTTCCAGCAGATAAATGGACGCCAGAAAATTGGTGGCGTACTCGTCGTGCGGATCAAGCGTGAGTGCCTGTTTCAGCAGGTTTTTTGCCTCGGGATAGTTCTTCGACTGGAAAGACAATCCGGCGAGTTCGATCGGAAATCGCTTGTCGGAAGGGAATCGGCGGCGCGCCTCGGACAAGACCTGGCGAGCCTGATCGGAGTTACCCTCTTTCGCGAGCCTTATGCCGCGCTGGAATTCGGCATCGGAATCAGACGAGGCAGGAGCCTGCGCGAACGCGAGCGAGCCTACGAGCAGCAGTACGGATATGTACGAGACGAGACTAGGTTTTCGGAACAACGAGCAGGGTCCAGCGATCGGTACGCGACCACGCTTTGTCGAAATCGCGCATATCCATCTTAAGCAGTTTTCGCCGCGCCGGATCATTCACTAGCACCACGTTTTCCGAGGTATTCACGCCCGCGACTACTACATAATGAATCGGCTGCGAAGGCTGGGCGGGTGCCAGCGCCACGATCAAAGGACGTCCTTTGGCAATGTGGTTCGCCAGGTCGTGCAACTGACCCTTGATCGCGAAAGAACGAAACCCGTGTTCCTGGAAGTACCGCGACATGGCGGATGTCTTGATGCCGCGTTCTTCCGGCGAATAAAGCTCTGCCTGGATCTGATCGGGATCGAGAGTCTCGGCCGGAATCTGACGGCCGTGTGCGTTCCAGTACTGCATTACCATCGAAATAACGGCAGAACCGCAGCCATTCGGTTTCTGCGCCACGAAGGGAACGTCGAGCCAGCGGACAGTTTGCGCCATGGCAGCGCACGTGAGCACTGCCATGGCCAAAGCTGGTGAGAACTTTCGTACTACCGATATCACGCCACAACAATGACCAGAATGATCACAGCCGTACCGAGGGCGATCAAGAGATAGGTAATCTCCTGGTTGGTTAGAGCGCCCGCGGCGAAATCGTTCTGCGCACTCTGCGCCTTTGCCGAGATCTGGGCCAACTCGTCGTCGCTGAGCTGGGAAATAGCGTTTGTTACCTGCTCAGGGTTGATGCCGGCCTTCTTCAGCGACCGGGTGGCTTGCTCCGACCCGAAGAAAGCTTTCAAGCTTTGCTCGTTCTGGCTGCGCTGGGCCGCCGATTTGAGCAGTTCTCGTTGAATGGCATCGGAGCTTACCACGTGCTCCTGCGCCAGAAGCTGTTGCGGAAGGCCGCTAAACACGGCGACCAATAAAAAGGTTGTGGTCAAACGTACAAATGAACGGAAAAGGGGTGTCACTAACTCGCTCCTTCCCGAAGTGGCAACTCAGAATAGCATGCGAAACGCATGTATCCGGAGGCTCACTTGGACGTGTACCGATAGATGCAACTTCGGAATCTTTGGTTGAATATGGGTGAAGCGAATCCGGCGGTGACATGACTGCATCTGATTGAAAAGACGAGCTGAGAGCGCGATTGGCCAGACTTCAGGAGATGAACTTCGGGGAATCGGCGAGGATGGGGTCGTACTGGTTTTTGAGAGAAGTTCATCCCAAGCGTATTCAAAGCCCGTCCAATCGCCCAATTTGTTGACGCAATTAGGCAGAGTTGTTATATTTGAAAAGTTCTGCGAGTAAGTTTGGTCTGCCTATAGCGGCTGAGCTGTATTTTCGAAGCTGAACGGAGTGTGGTTCAGCACCTCTCGCGAGAAACGAATCTGCGCTTCCTCTCACCCTGAGAGGGTATGCAGGTTCCCGAGAACGAAACGGAGTATCGCCAGTTTAGGGCGCGGTATCACCGTCGGTCTCCGACTCAATTCAGCGAATTTTCCCTGCACTTACGCCAGGGAAGTATGGTGCGCACGAGCGTATCAGCCCCGTCGTCAAGTTGTGAAACGGGTGATGTAAGCGCCGGCATGGGTTTGGCCGCGGGCCAGACAGGAATGTGCGTGCGCAAAGGAGCAATGAAGAGTGCCTACGTTTAATCAGTTGGTGAAGCAGGGCCGCACGGCGCCGAACTACAAGACGGCCAGCCCGGCTCTACAGAGTTCGCCGCAGAAGCGTGGTGTTTGCACCCGTGTGTACACCCAGACGCCAAAAAAGCCGAACTCGGCACTGCGCAAAGTCGCTCGTGTTCGCCTGACGAACCAGATCGAAGTGACGACTTACATCCCTGGCATCGGCCACAACCTGCAGGAGCACTCGATCGTGCTGATCCGCGGCGGCCGTGTGAAGGACCTGCCGGGTGTTCGTTATCACGTGATCCGTGGAACGCTGGATGCCGTTGGCGTCGCGAACCGCAAGCAGGGCCGTTCGAAGTATGGCGCGAAGCGCCCCAAGAGCTAAGAAGAGTTTAGAGAGTAGATATGCCTAGAAAAGGTCATGCATCGCTGAAACGTGAAGTTCTGCCGGATCCCGTGTACCAGTCAACGCTGGTCACCAAATTCGTGAACTCCATGATGTGGGACGGCAAGAAGAGCACGGCGGAGAACATCTTCTACGACGCCATGAAGAAGCTGGAGTCGAAGGGCGGCGACGAAGCCCTGAAGCTGTTCAAGAAGGCCGTCGAGAACTGCAAGCCGTTGCTCGAAGTGAAGACCCGCCGCGTGGGCGGCGCGAACTACCAGGTGCCGGTGGAAGTGAATCCGGACCGGCGCACTTCGCTGGCGATTCGCTGGATTGTCAGCTACTCGCGCGGACGTGCGGAAAAGGGCATGACCGATAAGTTGAGCAATGAATTGCTCGACGCGGCAAATGGGCGTGGCGGCGCAGTGAAGAAGCGCGAAGACGTCCACCGTATGGCGGAAGCGAACAAAGCATTCGCGCATTACCGCTGGTAAGAATCAACCGGAGCGCAGGCACGAGAGGCCTGCGCCACGTTGGGGTGAGGTGCCGGCCCTCTTTTTATGAGTCGGCAGATTAGGGAAAGAAGTGGCGAGACAAGTTCCATTATCGCGTTGCCGCAACATCGGCATCATGGCTCACATCGACGCCGGTAAGACCACGACGACGGAGCGCATCCTGTTCTATACGGGACGCACGCACCGTATCGGCGAGGTCCACGAAGGCACTGCCACGATGGACTGGATGGAGCAAGAACAGGAGCGCGGCATCACGATCACCAGCGCCGCGACCACCTGCAACTGGCGCGACGTTCGCATCAACATTATTGATACACCCGGTCACGTGGATTTCACCGCCGAAGTGGAGCGCTCGCTGCGCGTCCTCGACGGCGCCGTGGCCGTGTTCGACGCCGTTCACGGTGTCGAGCCGCAGTCGGAAACTGTGTGGCGTCAGGCCGATAAGTACGGTGTTCCGCGCATTTGCTTCATCAACAAGATGGACAAGACGGGCGCCGACTTTGAGCATGCGATGGACACCATCCGCAAGCGCCTGAATGCCCGTCCGGTTGCGATCCAGCTTCCCGTTGGCCAGGAATCCGCTTACAAAGGTGCCATTGACCTGTTCTCGATGAAGGCTGTTCTCTTCCTCGATGAGACGATGGGCGCCGAGTACGTCGTCGAAGAGATCCCCGAGAACCTCAAGAAGAAGGCTCAGGCATTCCATAACCAGATGGTGGAAACGATCGTCGAGAACGACGATGAGCTCCTTCACAAGTACATGGAAGGCGAGACCATCAGCCCTGAAGAGCTGAAGGCTTCGCTGCGCAAGTCGACGATCGCTCTGAAAGTTTTCCCGGTTATCTGCGGAACAGCATTCAAGAACAAGGGTGTGCAGCCGCTGCTGGATGCGGTGGTTGATTTCCTGCCCTCCCCGATCGATATTCCCGCCGTCAAGGGCCACGATCCCGACAATCCCGAGAAAGTGATCGAGCGCAAAGCCGAAGACAACGAGCCGTTCTCGGCGCTGGCGTTCAAGATCATGAGCGACCCGTTCGTCGGACAGCTCGTGTTTATCCGTGTGTACTCGGGAACGTTGAAGACCGGCGACAGCGTGCAGATTGGTGGCAAGAACAAGACCGAGCGTATCGGCCGCCTGCTGAAGATGCATGCCAATAAGCGCGAGGAGATCAACGAGATCCTCGCGGGCGACATCTGCGCTTGCGTTGGTTTGAAGAACGTCATCACGGGCGACACGATCTGCGACGAGAAGCACCCCGTGCTGCTCGAGTCGATTGAGTTCCCGGCGCCGGTTATCGCGGTTGCAGTCGAGCCGAAGACGAAGGGCGACCAGGAAAAGATGGGCTTCGCGCTCAGTCGCCTGGCGCAGGAAGATCCGACCTTCCGTGTTTCGACGGACGCGGATTCCGGCCAGACGATCATCGAGGGAATGGGCGAACTCCACCTCGAGATCATCATCGACCGCATGATGCGCGAGTACAAAGTGGAAGCCAATGTTGGCAAGCCGCAGGTCGCGTATCGCGAAACCATCCGCAAGAACTCCGAGGCGGAAGGCAAGTTTATCCGTCAGTC is drawn from Terriglobales bacterium and contains these coding sequences:
- a CDS encoding C39 family peptidase; the encoded protein is MAVLTCAAMAQTVRWLDVPFVAQKPNGCGSAVISMVMQYWNAHGRQIPAETLDPDQIQAELYSPEERGIKTSAMSRYFQEHGFRSFAIKGQLHDLANHIAKGRPLIVALAPAQPSQPIHYVVVAGVNTSENVVLVNDPARRKLLKMDMRDFDKAWSRTDRWTLLVVPKT
- the rpsL gene encoding 30S ribosomal protein S12, producing the protein MPTFNQLVKQGRTAPNYKTASPALQSSPQKRGVCTRVYTQTPKKPNSALRKVARVRLTNQIEVTTYIPGIGHNLQEHSIVLIRGGRVKDLPGVRYHVIRGTLDAVGVANRKQGRSKYGAKRPKS
- the rpsG gene encoding 30S ribosomal protein S7 — translated: MPRKGHASLKREVLPDPVYQSTLVTKFVNSMMWDGKKSTAENIFYDAMKKLESKGGDEALKLFKKAVENCKPLLEVKTRRVGGANYQVPVEVNPDRRTSLAIRWIVSYSRGRAEKGMTDKLSNELLDAANGRGGAVKKREDVHRMAEANKAFAHYRW
- the fusA gene encoding elongation factor G — encoded protein: MARQVPLSRCRNIGIMAHIDAGKTTTTERILFYTGRTHRIGEVHEGTATMDWMEQEQERGITITSAATTCNWRDVRINIIDTPGHVDFTAEVERSLRVLDGAVAVFDAVHGVEPQSETVWRQADKYGVPRICFINKMDKTGADFEHAMDTIRKRLNARPVAIQLPVGQESAYKGAIDLFSMKAVLFLDETMGAEYVVEEIPENLKKKAQAFHNQMVETIVENDDELLHKYMEGETISPEELKASLRKSTIALKVFPVICGTAFKNKGVQPLLDAVVDFLPSPIDIPAVKGHDPDNPEKVIERKAEDNEPFSALAFKIMSDPFVGQLVFIRVYSGTLKTGDSVQIGGKNKTERIGRLLKMHANKREEINEILAGDICACVGLKNVITGDTICDEKHPVLLESIEFPAPVIAVAVEPKTKGDQEKMGFALSRLAQEDPTFRVSTDADSGQTIIEGMGELHLEIIIDRMMREYKVEANVGKPQVAYRETIRKNSEAEGKFIRQSGGKGQYGHVKIRMEPNPGHGYEFVNDISGGSVPKEYIKPVDAGIKEAMEGGVLAGYEMVDVKVTLYDGSYHEVDSSEMAFKIAGSMAFKEAAKKASPVLLEPVMSVEVVVPEEFMGTIVGDLNSRRGRIEGLEHRAGSQVVKAMVPLSEMFGYATNMRSSTQGRATYSMHFARYEEAPRSVAEEIIARVQGKAVSK